The Altererythrobacter sp. H2 genomic sequence CGCGGAGGAACGGACATGCACTTGCGAACCCTGATGATGGCGACGGCGCTGGTCGCCACAGCGACCCCTGCGTCTGCCCGCGAGGATGGCCCCGCATCGGCGGAAGCCAGCGTGCTGGAACTGGCCAAGGCGAGCATAGCCATGCGCTCGGTCCGCGGCCCCGGTAACGAGACCGGCAAGGTGGCCGAGCTGTACGCCCGGGCCCTGCGCGACGGCGGCTGGGCGGCGGGCGAGGTCGAGGTGATCCCGTTCGATGATACTGCCTACCTGATCGCAACCTGGCCCGGCAGTGATCCCGCGCTCGGCCCGGTGGTGATCTCCGCCCACATGGACGTGGTCGAGGCCGACCCGGCCGACTGGGAGCGCGATCCCTTCACCCCGGTGGTGGAGAACGGCCTGCTCTACGGGCGCGGGGCGAGCGATACCAAGTTCGATGCCGTGCAGGCGATGGTCGCGGTGATCGGGCTGCGCCGGCAGGGGTTCCGGCCGAAACGGAGCATCGTGATCGCCTATTCGGGCGACGAGGAAACCACCATGCTTACCTCCAAGGTGATCGCGGATCGCCTCAAGCATGCCAAGCTGGTGCTCAATGTCGATGGCGCATCGGGCACGCTGGACGAGAAAACCGGCCTGCCGGCGTACTGGAGCTGGCAGGGCGCGGAAAAGATCTACGGCGACTTCAAGCTGGAAGTGACCAACCCCGGGGGCCACAGCTCCGCCCCGCGCGAGGACAACGCCATCGCCCAGCTGTCCGGCGCATTGGCACGGATCGGCGCGCACCGCTTCATGCCGGAACTCAACGACATCACCCGCGACTACTTCTCAAAGGCAGCCCAGTTCGAAAGCGACCCGCTGCTCGCCGCCGCGATGCGCGCCTTTGCCGCCAATCCGGCGGACAAGGCGGCGATTGCCGTGCTGCGCGGCAACCCGGCGATGATCGGCAGGATCGGCACCACCTGTGTCCCGACCATGGTCGAAGGTGGCCATGCCCTCAATGCCCTGCCCCAGCGCGCCACCGGGTTCGTCAATTGCCGGATCTTCCCCGGCCACCCGAAAGCCTCGATCATCGCCGAGCTGAAAGAGGTGGCGGACGAGCCGGCGCTGACGATCGAGGAGATCAATCCCGAATATGTCGTCGAAGCCCCGGCCTCACCCTATGACAAGGCGTTCGTCGATGCCGCGACCAGGGCGGTGCACACCGCGTTCGGCGAAGTGCCAATCATCGCCTCGCAATCGTCCGGCGCGACCGATTCGATGTGGTACCGCGCCCTGGGTGTGCCGAGCTATGGCGCCAGCGGCACCTTCACCCGCGACAGTGACGACTATTCGCACGGCCTCAACGAACGCGTGCCGATCGGCAATGTCGCGCGCAGCCTGAAGTACTACGACGTGCTGCTGCGCGAGCTGGCGTCGAAATGACGCGGGTCGCGGCAACCTACTGAGGAGCGCCCTGGGGTGTGATCAAGGACGGGGCGCGGCTGCTGCGCTGATCCACCCGGACCCACTGGTAGTCATACCTCGACGAACCGCCCGAACCCGCCGCGATCCGCGATCACCTCGCGTGCGCAGTTATGGCCCGGGGCGCCGGTCACGCCGCCGCCGGGGTGGGTGCCTGCGCCGCACATGTAGAGCCCCTTGACCGGCCCGCGATAGGCGCTGTGGCCCAGCACCGGCCGTGCGCTCCACAGCTGGTCGAGGCTCATATGGCCGTGCATGATATCGCCGCCGACCAGCCCGAACTTGTCATAGAGGCCCTTGGGGCTGAGCACCTGCCGCCCGAGGATTGAGGCGCGGAAGCCCGGCGCGTGGGCCTCGACCGTGTCGATGATCGTGTCCGCTGCGGCGCCTTCCTCGTCGTCCCATGAGCGGCCATCGGGTAGCTCGGGCGCGAACTGCTGGCAGAACAGGCTGGCGACGTGCTGGCCCGGTGGGGCGAGGCTATCGTCCACCGTGCTGGGGATCAGCATCTCGACAATCGGCGCCTTCGACCAGCCGAACTGCTTCGCGTCGAGGAAGGCCTTGTCCATATAGGCCAGCGTCGGCGCGAGGATGATCCCGCTCTGGTGATGCTCGCCCGGCTCCGGCAGGCAGGTGAACTTCGGCAGCTCGCTCAGCGCCACGTTCATGCGGAAAGTGCCGCCACCTGCCTTGAACCCGCGCATTCGGCGGCGGAAATCCTCCGGCTGGTGGCTCTCTTCCAGCATCTTGCCATAGAGCAGCTTCGGCCCGACATTGGCGATCACGCGGCTCGCGGCGATCTCCTCGCCGCTTTCGAGCCTGACGCCGACCGCGCGATTCCCGTCGACCATGACTTCAGCCACCGGTGCCTCAAGCGTGATCTCCACCCCGCACTGGCGGCACACGTCGGCCATGATCTGCGTAATCGTGCCCATCCCGCCGATCGAGTGGCCCCAGGCGCCCTTCTTGCCGTTGACCTCGCCGAACACGTGATGGAGCAGCACATAGGCGCTGCCCGGCGTATCAGGGCTGGCGTAATTGCCGACCACGGCGTCAAACCCGAACGCGGCCTTCACCGCCTCGCTCTCGAACCACTGGCCGAGGAAGCTGGTTGCCGACTTGGTGAACAGGTCGAGCACGTCACGCTTGGCCTCGAGGCTGAGCTTCGCCATGCCCCAGCCCTGCGAGGCACCGGCGAGCAGTGTGCGCAGCCCCTCGCCGACATTGGGCGGCGATCGCAGCGCGAGGCTGCGCAGCACTTCGGCTACCCCCTCCAGCGCGTCATAGTAGGCGGGCAGCGTTTCGGCATCGCGGGCGGAGAACTTGCTGAATTCGGCCTGGGTGCGTTCCAGCCCGCCGCCGAGTTTCAAATAGCCCCCGTCCTCCTGCGGCAGGAAGTTGGAGATCGGCCGCTCGATCACGCGGTAGCCGTGGTCTGCCAACCGCATGTCGCGGATCACCTTGGGCTGGAGCAGGCTCACGGTATAGCTTGCCACCGAATTGCGGAAACCGGGGTGGAATTCCTCCGTCACGGCCGCCCCGCCGACCACGTCGCGCCGCTCGACAATGCGGACCCTGAGCCCGGCCTGCGCGAGGTAGAAGGCGCAGACCAGCCCGTTGTGGCCTGCGCCGATGATCACGGCGTCGTATCGTTTGGTCATCGTCTGCGCTCCAGTGATTTCGTTTCGCCATCCGTCATGCTGAACTTGTTTCAGCATCCATCCATCTACTCGCGCCTCTGGTCGTGGTGGAGAAATGGACCCTGAAACAAGTTCAGGGTGACGGACCTGTGCTAATTTCCGTTAAGATGGCTCCATCCCGCCGCGGGCGCCTGTTCCAGCCGCGCCTCGGGGATCAGATCGCGCATACGCTTGCAGAAGTGCTTCAGGCACACCTCCTTGTCGCTGAGCGGCCCCATCGTGAAGGTCCGGCTCTGCATCCCCTCCTGCACCCGGGTGATCAGCACAGTATCCTCGGCATTGACCTGCCGGTTGATCCGCCAGTTGAGGTAACGCGCGGCGCGCATCTCCCTGCGCCATTTATAGTCAGGGGCGTCCGGGAGCACGTAACTGATCTCGCGGATCAGGCTCTCGGTCGGGCTGACCGGCAGCCACTGCATGAAATCGACCTGATCGGGGTAGATGTCGAACGCGACATTGGGCCAGAGCTTGAAATAGAGCCAGAACCGCTGGCGTTCGTCCGGCAGGTGCGGGACTGGCGGGAGCAGGTTCTGGTACAACCGCTCCGACCAGTTATCCGACGGCCGCTCCACCATTTCGCCCCACATGCGATCCACGAAGGGCTCCGCCTCTACGCCGTAACTCTTGCCGAACAGTCGTGTGAGGCCGGGATGGGCGACGGGGATGTGCAGGCCGTCGGAATAGTTGTCGCCGATGTTCTTCCAGTTGATGCTGCGCGGGCGCAGGGTCACGCGGCCAAGCGCGCGCAGGTCTTCGAAGCGGTAGGGTTGAACCATCGCTTCATAGGGCGCCATCATCTGCGCCACGCCCGGCCCGCCATCGTCCGCCAGCCGCACGAAGGCGAAACCGCGCCAGATTTCGAGGTCGACCGGCACCAGCCCCGCCTTGCTGCGGTCGAGCGTGGGGTAGCTGGCGCTGTCGGGCACCCCGGTAAGCCGCCCGTCAAGGTCATAGGTCCAGGCGTGGTAGGGGCAGACCAGCTTCCTTGCGCAGCCGCTGGAGCCATCGACCAGCCGCGATCCGCGGTGGCGGCAGACGTTGGTGAAGGCACGCAGCACCATGTCTTTCCCGCGCACCACGATTACGCTTTCGCCCAGGTAGTCGAGCGAGTGCCAGTCACCTTCGGCCGGCACGTCGCTTTCATGGCAGACCACCTGCCAGCTGGGGCGGAACACGCGCTCCTTCTCCGCTTCGAAGAAATCGGCATCGCGATAGGTCCAGGCGGGCAGGCTCCACCCGTCGAGCGGATCGCGGGTGATGTCGTTGGCCGGTTCGTTGGCGAGGTGCGTTGCCATGCGGGAATCCTTGCTATACGTTCGTATAACAAGCCGGCGATGACCATACAACCAGCCTTTTCCCGCGCCGATCCGGACGAGCGACGCCTTAGCCTGATCGAGGCCTGCGCCCGCGTACTGTCCGACAAGGGCGCGGCGGGGGTATCGGTGCGTGCCATCTGCACCGAGGCCGGGGTCTCACCTGGCCTGCTGCGGCACTATTTCGGCGGGATTTCGGAAGCGATGGCGGAGACCTATCGCTGGACCGGGGCCCGGATCGACGCGGCGCTGGCTGAAGCGGTTGCCGCGGCCGGAACGGAGCCCCGCGCGCGCCTGCTGGCCTATCTCACCGCCAACTTCCGCCCGCCGATCGCCTCACTCGACCTGCTCGCCAGCTATGTCGCGTTCTGGAGCCTGACCCGCAGCGATGCGGTGGTGGCCGGGGCGCGGGCCGAAGTCTACGGCGCGTTCCGCACCGGGCTGGAAGACCTGATCCGCGCCTACCGCCCTGACCTGCCCGACGCCCGCCTGCCCGCCATTGCGCTGACCGCGCTGATCGACGGGCTGTGGCTGGAGCTCTCGCTCGGCAATGCCCCGTTCTCGGCCGAGGAAGCCGAGGCGCTGGCGGAGCAGTGGCTAGACAGCCTGCTCTAGCACCAGCCGCTGCTCGCGCCGGGCCCACCACCAAAGCGGCAGACCTGCGAGCATCAGCACCACGCTGTAGCCGACCGCCTCGACGCCAGCGCCCCACAGCGCCCATACGGCATAAATGCTGCCGAGGAGCACGGTCGGCAGGGCCACCCGCGCCCGGGCTGCCGCTGCCGCGCAGGCGAGGTAGAGCCAAAGGGTGGCGCAGGTCGACAGCAGCGCCATGAAGGCGAACAGGCCGCCCATGCCGCGTCCGCCGTTGGCGATGATGAGCGCGCTGGCGAGCAGGCTCGATACCAGCAGCGCGCGGCGCGGGGTGCCCGCCGGGGTTGCCGCCGCCAGCCAGCGAGGCAACAGGCCGCCGCGCGCCATGTCACGCGGGGTCTCGCCCTGGACCAGCACCCAACCGTTGAGCGCACCGATCGCGCTGATCGCTGCGAACAGGGCCACGAACGCCGCCGGGCCGGGGGACCAGAACGTCGCCACGAACAGCTCGAACGGGGCATTGGAGGCCGCGACCTCGTCTGCGGGAAGCATCAGCGCCACGCCGGAGCACACCAGCAGGTAGAACAGCCCGACCAGCGTTGCGCCGATCATGGTCGCGCGCGGGATGGTGACGCCCGGATTGTCGATCTTGTCACCCGCGGCACAGGCCGCCTCGAACCCGACCATGGCCCACAGCGCCAGGGCGGCAGCGGCATTGACCAGCGGCAGCGAGAATCCCTCGTCCGGCAGCGGCGCCAGAGCCTCGCCCCCGCGCGCGGCCAGTTGCATCACGATCAGCGCGAACACCACCACCAGCGGCACCAGCTTGAGCAGCAGGGTGACAACCTGGAAGCCGCCCGCCGCGCGCACCCCGGCGAGGTTGATCGCGGTCACCAGCCAGATCAGCGACAGCGTCGCGACCTCCGGATAGTCCCCCAGCACCGGCACCAGCGCGGAAAGGTAGCTCACCCCGCCCACCGCGATGCTGCACACCCCGGTCCAGACCGAGACCCAGAATGAAAACCCGATCAGGAAACCGGCCAGCGGCCCGAGCTCGCACTGGACCAGGGCCGCCACGCCCACCGCGTGCGGGCGCGCAGCCGCCAGGCTGGCGAGCACGTGCGCAAGGCACAGCGCACCGCCAATGGTGACGATCCAGCCCAGCACCGCGTTCCACCCGAACGGAGCCAGCTGCGCCGGCAGGAGGAACACTCCGGTGCCGATCATGTTGCCCATGACCAGGGCCAGGGTGGCGAAAAGGCCGAGCTTGCGGCCCGGCCTTTCCGTTGTGCTTGGCGATGTGGCCACGAGGCTAGAAGTCCATGCCCACCTTCAGCCCGATGATCCGCGGCTTGATCACCGCATCATAGAACACCGGTCCGGTTCCACTGACGCCGTCGGGATCACCGCAGGTGGTTTCGAGGCACTGGACCCCGGTGTTGATCACCCCGTTGCTGTTGAACAGGTTGGTGGCGAACAGTTCGACCCGGTAAATGTCGTTCTTCACCCCCAGGCTGAAATCGGCCGTGGTATAGGCATCGAGCGTGCCCTTGATACCATTCTGGAACGGGCGAAGGTCGCTCCGCCGGCTTCCGACGTGGTTGACCGCCGCCTGCACACGGGCATTCCAGGCCCCGAGCGGGAATTCGTAGCGGGCAACCGCGTTGCCCTTGAACTTCGCGGTCACCGGCAGGCGTGTGCCCGATGGGGCGAGCAGGGCATTGGTGCGCCCGTCACCCGGATCGAGCGTGCAATCGAACTGCGGGTTGGCAATGCGGCAGAAATCGCGC encodes the following:
- a CDS encoding phytoene desaturase family protein; the protein is MTKRYDAVIIGAGHNGLVCAFYLAQAGLRVRIVERRDVVGGAAVTEEFHPGFRNSVASYTVSLLQPKVIRDMRLADHGYRVIERPISNFLPQEDGGYLKLGGGLERTQAEFSKFSARDAETLPAYYDALEGVAEVLRSLALRSPPNVGEGLRTLLAGASQGWGMAKLSLEAKRDVLDLFTKSATSFLGQWFESEAVKAAFGFDAVVGNYASPDTPGSAYVLLHHVFGEVNGKKGAWGHSIGGMGTITQIMADVCRQCGVEITLEAPVAEVMVDGNRAVGVRLESGEEIAASRVIANVGPKLLYGKMLEESHQPEDFRRRMRGFKAGGGTFRMNVALSELPKFTCLPEPGEHHQSGIILAPTLAYMDKAFLDAKQFGWSKAPIVEMLIPSTVDDSLAPPGQHVASLFCQQFAPELPDGRSWDDEEGAAADTIIDTVEAHAPGFRASILGRQVLSPKGLYDKFGLVGGDIMHGHMSLDQLWSARPVLGHSAYRGPVKGLYMCGAGTHPGGGVTGAPGHNCAREVIADRGGFGRFVEV
- a CDS encoding TetR/AcrR family transcriptional regulator; the encoded protein is MTIQPAFSRADPDERRLSLIEACARVLSDKGAAGVSVRAICTEAGVSPGLLRHYFGGISEAMAETYRWTGARIDAALAEAVAAAGTEPRARLLAYLTANFRPPIASLDLLASYVAFWSLTRSDAVVAGARAEVYGAFRTGLEDLIRAYRPDLPDARLPAIALTALIDGLWLELSLGNAPFSAEEAEALAEQWLDSLL
- a CDS encoding M20/M25/M40 family metallo-hydrolase, giving the protein MHLRTLMMATALVATATPASAREDGPASAEASVLELAKASIAMRSVRGPGNETGKVAELYARALRDGGWAAGEVEVIPFDDTAYLIATWPGSDPALGPVVISAHMDVVEADPADWERDPFTPVVENGLLYGRGASDTKFDAVQAMVAVIGLRRQGFRPKRSIVIAYSGDEETTMLTSKVIADRLKHAKLVLNVDGASGTLDEKTGLPAYWSWQGAEKIYGDFKLEVTNPGGHSSAPREDNAIAQLSGALARIGAHRFMPELNDITRDYFSKAAQFESDPLLAAAMRAFAANPADKAAIAVLRGNPAMIGRIGTTCVPTMVEGGHALNALPQRATGFVNCRIFPGHPKASIIAELKEVADEPALTIEEINPEYVVEAPASPYDKAFVDAATRAVHTAFGEVPIIASQSSGATDSMWYRALGVPSYGASGTFTRDSDDYSHGLNERVPIGNVARSLKYYDVLLRELASK
- a CDS encoding APC family permease, with translation MATSPSTTERPGRKLGLFATLALVMGNMIGTGVFLLPAQLAPFGWNAVLGWIVTIGGALCLAHVLASLAAARPHAVGVAALVQCELGPLAGFLIGFSFWVSVWTGVCSIAVGGVSYLSALVPVLGDYPEVATLSLIWLVTAINLAGVRAAGGFQVVTLLLKLVPLVVVFALIVMQLAARGGEALAPLPDEGFSLPLVNAAAALALWAMVGFEAACAAGDKIDNPGVTIPRATMIGATLVGLFYLLVCSGVALMLPADEVAASNAPFELFVATFWSPGPAAFVALFAAISAIGALNGWVLVQGETPRDMARGGLLPRWLAAATPAGTPRRALLVSSLLASALIIANGGRGMGGLFAFMALLSTCATLWLYLACAAAAARARVALPTVLLGSIYAVWALWGAGVEAVGYSVVLMLAGLPLWWWARREQRLVLEQAV
- a CDS encoding aromatic ring-hydroxylating oxygenase subunit alpha, which gives rise to MATHLANEPANDITRDPLDGWSLPAWTYRDADFFEAEKERVFRPSWQVVCHESDVPAEGDWHSLDYLGESVIVVRGKDMVLRAFTNVCRHRGSRLVDGSSGCARKLVCPYHAWTYDLDGRLTGVPDSASYPTLDRSKAGLVPVDLEIWRGFAFVRLADDGGPGVAQMMAPYEAMVQPYRFEDLRALGRVTLRPRSINWKNIGDNYSDGLHIPVAHPGLTRLFGKSYGVEAEPFVDRMWGEMVERPSDNWSERLYQNLLPPVPHLPDERQRFWLYFKLWPNVAFDIYPDQVDFMQWLPVSPTESLIREISYVLPDAPDYKWRREMRAARYLNWRINRQVNAEDTVLITRVQEGMQSRTFTMGPLSDKEVCLKHFCKRMRDLIPEARLEQAPAAGWSHLNGN